TTGAACACATCGGTTCCCTTCACCTTTTCATAAACGTAGAACATGCTGTTTATGCAGTCGGTCACATGCATGTAAGATTTAGCCTGCGTTCCATCGCCAAGAACCTCAAGTTCACTGCTGTTCTTCTTGAGCTTGTTTATGAAGTCAAATATAACGCCGTGTGTGGAGTTCTTGCCGACTATGTTTGCGAATCTGAATATCTTCGCATCGATGCCGTAATAGTGCGAATATGATGATATGAATGCTTCTGCGGATAGCTTGGAAGCGCCATAGGATGATATCGGAAGCAGCGGACCATAGTTTTCAGGCGTAGGTATTATCTTTGCCTCGCCATATATCGTTGAACTTGATGCAAAGAGTATGTCTTTTATGTCGTTCTTCCTCATCATCTCAAGCACATTTACCGTTCCAATAACGTTTGAACGAAGATCAATAGTGGGATCCTGGGATCCGTTTCTCACATCAGAGTCCGCCGCAAGATGCACCACAACATCGTATTCGCCAGGTGTTACGGATTCTATTATATCCTCCTTTATGAAATTGAAATTATTTCTTCCCATGAACG
This sequence is a window from Thermoplasma sp. Kam2015. Protein-coding genes within it:
- a CDS encoding NAD-dependent epimerase/dehydratase family protein — translated: MKGKHVMITGGAGFIGSNMVEMLLEENDVTVIDNLSITDDRYIRPFMGRNNFNFIKEDIIESVTPGEYDVVVHLAADSDVRNGSQDPTIDLRSNVIGTVNVLEMMRKNDIKDILFASSSTIYGEAKIIPTPENYGPLLPISSYGASKLSAEAFISSYSHYYGIDAKIFRFANIVGKNSTHGVIFDFINKLKKNSSELEVLGDGTQAKSYMHVTDCINSMFYVYEKVKGTDVFNLGNDDVTNVDTIARYVIEAMGLKNTKIVHRGGYMGRGWPGDVKYTRMDVKKLKETGWKNRYSSDEAVKVAIEEIKRQIL